In Segatella copri, the DNA window TCTCTAGTGTTATCAATTCTTTCTTTGGAACTAATCCATTGTCACAGTTCATGGACCAGACTAACCCTCTGGCTGAGGTAACTCATAAGCGTCGTCTTTCTGCCTTAGGTCCTGGTGGTTTGTCTCGTGAGCGTGCCGGTTTCGAGGTTCGTGACGTACATTATACACACTATGGTCGTCTTTGCCCTATTGAGAGTCCTGAAGGTCCAAACATCGGTTTGATTTCTTCTCTCTGTATGTATGCAAAGATTAATGATCTTGGTTTTATTGTTACTCCTTACCGTAAGGTGAATGATAGCAAGGTCGATATGGCTAATGAGGATGTTGTATACTTGACTGCTGAAGATGAAGAGTCTAAGATTATCGGTCAGGGTAATGCGCCTTTGACTGTTGATGGTTCTTTCATTCGTGATGTAGTAAAGTGTCGTCAGGATGCTGATTATCCTGTTGTAGGTCCGGATCAAGTTGATTATGTTGACGTCTCTCCACAGCAGATTGCTTCTGTATCCGCAGGTTTGATTCCATTCTTGGAGCATGATGATGGTCACCGTGCGTTGATGGGATGTAACATGATGCGTCAGGCTGTACCATTGCTTCATAATGATGCACCAATAGTTGGTACTGGTCTTGAGAAGCAAGTTTGTGAGGATTCACGTACTATGGTTACTGCAGAAGGTGAGGGCGTTATCGAATATGTTGATGCTACAACTATCCGTATCCTTTACGATCGCACAGAAGACGATGAATTTGTAAGCTTCGAACCAGCTTTGAAGGAGTATCGTATTCCTAAGTTCCGTCGTACCAACCAGAATATGACCATCGACTTGCGTCCTATCTGTAATAAGGGACAGCGTGTAAAGAAGGGTGATATCCTGACTGAGGGTTATGCGACAGAAAACGGTGAGCTGGCTTTGGGCCGTAACTTGCTTGTAGCTTATATTCCTTGGAAGGGTTACAACTATGAGGATGCTGTTGTTATTTCTGAACGTATGGTTCGTGATGACGTATTGACATCTGTACATGTTGACGAATACTCTCTTGATGTCCGTGAAACTAAGCGTGGAGTAGAGGAATTCACATCTGATATCCCTAATGTCAGCGAGGAAGCTACAAAGGATCTTGATGATAATGGTATCGTGCGTGTTGGTGCAAGAATTGAACCAGGTGATATCATGATTGGTAAGATTTCGCCTAAGGGTGAAAGTGATCCTTCACCAGAAGAGAAGTTGCTTCGCGCTATCTTTGGTGATAAGGCTGGTGATGTGAAGGATTCTTCATTGAAGGCAAATCCATCATTGAGCGGTGTGGTTATTGACAAGAAGTTGTTCTCTCGTGCTATCAAGACCCGTGAGTCAAAGAAGCAGGATAAGATTATTCTTGCTAAGATTGATGAGGAGTATGAGGCAAAGGGTGATGACTTGAAGGATATTCTCGTAGACAAGTTGCTTACACTTACAGAAGGTATGACTTCTGAGGGTGTTAAGGATTATACAGGTGCTGAGATTATCACCAAGGGCAGTACCTTTACTGCTACAGCCTTGAAGAATTTGGAGTATGATGGTGTTCAGTCAAATAAGTGGACTAAGGATGAGCATACCAATGGCTTGATTCAGAGACTTATTATGAACTATATCCGCAAGTATAAGCAACTTGATGCTGAATTAAAGCGTCGTAAGTTTGCTATCACTATTGGTGATGAACTTCCATCAGGTATTCTTCAGATGGCTAAGGTATATATTGCTAAGAAGCGTAAGATCCAGGTTGGTGATAAACTTGCCGGTCGTCATGGTAATAAGGGTATTGTGTCTAAGGTAGTTCGTTTGGAGGATATGCCATTTATGGCTGACGGTCGTCCTGTAGATATGGTATTGAATCCATTGGGTGTGCCTTCACGTATGAACCTTGGTCAGATCTTCGAGTGTATCTTGGGTGCTGCAGGTAAAAAGTTGGGTGTAAAGTTTGCTACTCCTATCTTTGATGGTGCTAAATTGGATGATCTCTCAGAATGGACAGATAAGGCAGGCTTGCCACGTTTCTGCTCAACTTACCTTTATGATGGTGAGACTGGAGAACAGTTTGACCAGCCAGCTACTGTTGGTATGACTTACTTCTTGAAGTTAGGTCATATGGTTGAGGATAAGATGCACGCTCGTTCTATCGGTCCATACTCTTTGATTACACAACAGCCACTTGGTGGTAAAGCACAGTTTGGTGGTCAGCGATTCGGAGAGATGGAGGTCTGGGCTATCGAGGCATTCGGTGCAAGCCACGTTTTGCAGGAGATCCTGACTGTTAAGTCAGATGATGTTGTAGGACGTAGCAAGGCATACGAAGCAATCGTAAAGGGCGATCCAATGCCAACTCCTGGTATTCCTGAGTCACTTAACGTATTGCTCCATGAGCTTCGTGGCCTTGGTTTGAGCATCAAACTTGATTAATTTTGAGAACCCCTAATTTATATATAGAAACATGGCTTTCAAAAAAGATACAAAGGTAAAGAATAATTTTACGAAGATTACCATCGGTCTCGCTTCGCCAGAGGAGATCTTGGAAAATTCGTATGGTGAGGTTACTAAACCGGAAACCATTAATTATCGTACATATAAGCCGGAGCGTGATGGCTTGTTCTGCGAGCGTATTTTTGGTCCTACTAAGGACTATGAATGCGCCTGCGGCAAGTACAAGCGTATCCGTTATAAGGGAATCGTCTGCGACCGATGCGGTGTAGAGGTTACAGAGAAGAAAGTTCGTCGTGAACGCTCTGGTCACATTGAGCTTGTCGTACCTGTTGCTCATATTTGGTATTTCCGTTCTCTTCCAAATAAGATTGGTTACCTTTTGGGTATGCCGACCAAGAAACTTGATGCTGTCATTTACTACGAGAAGTATGTAGTTATCCAGCCTGGTATTCTTGAGGGAAAGACTGATGCTGATGGTCTTGAATTGAACGGTTCTCACAAACTTGATCTCTTGTCAGAAGATGAATATATGGCTCTTCTTGACCAGTATGATCCTAATGGTGACAATGAACTTTTGGACGATACGGACCCTAATAAGTTTATAGCAAAAATGGGTGCTGAAGCAATTTATCAGTTGCTCCAGAATGTAGACCTTGACTCTTTGTCATACGAACTCCGCGATCGCGCCAATAACGATTCAAGTCAGCAGCGTAAAACTGAGGCTCTGAAGCGTCTGCAAGTTGTAGAAGGCTTCCGTGCTAGTAAAGGTATTAACAAGCCAGAATGGATGATCATGAAGATTATTCCTGTTACTCCACCTGAGCTTCGTCCGTTGGTACCATTGGATGGTGGTCGTTTTGCAACATCAGACTTGAATGACCTCTATCGTCGTGTGATTATCCGTAACAACCGTTTGAAGAGATTGGTTGAAATCAAGGCTCCTGAGGTTATTCTCCGTAACGAGAAGCGTATGTTGCAGGAGGCTGTTGACAGCTTGTTCGACAACTCACGCAAGAGTTCTGCTGTAAAGAGTGAGAGCAATCGTCCTTTGAAGTCACTCTCTGACTCTTTAAAGGGTAAGCAGGGTCGTTTCCGTCAGAACTTGCTGGGTAAGCGTGTTGACTATTCTGCCCGTTCTGTAATCGTTGTAGGTCCAGAGTTGAAGATGGGTGAGTGTGGTCTTCCAAAACTGATGGCTGCAGAGCTTTACAAACCATTTATCATCCGTAAGTTGATTGAGCGTGGTATCGTAAAGACTGTTAAGAGTGCCAAGAAGATTGTTGATCGTCGCGAGCCAGTTATCTGGGATATTCTTGAGAATGTAATGAAGGGTCATCCGGTTATGTTGAACCGTGCCCCTACGCTTCACCGACTCGGTATCCAGGCATTCCAGCCTAAGATGATTGAGGGTAAGGCTATTCAGTTGCATCCATTGGCATGTACAGCGTTCAACGCCGACTTCGATGGTGACCAGATGGCTGTTCACCTTCCATTGAGCAATGAGGCTGTTTTGGAGGCTCAAATCCTGATGCTTCAGAGTCATAACATTCTCAACCCAGCTAATGGTGCGCCTATCACCGTTCCTTCTCAGGATATGGTGCTTGGTCTTTACTATATTACTAAGATTCGTCCAGGTGCAAAGGGTGAGGGCTTGACATTCTATGGTCCTGAAGAGGCATTGATTGCTCGTAACGAGGGCCGATGTGATCTTCATGCTTTGATTAAGGTTGTAGTTGACGACTTGGTTGATGGTACAATCCAGAAGCGAATGGTAGAAACTTCTGTTGGACGTGTCATCGTTAATGGTATCATTCCTGATGAAGTTGGCTTCTTCAATGATGTGATTTCCAAGAAAACCCTCCGTGGTTTGATTTCTAATGTTATCAAGGCTGTTGGTATGGCTAAGGCTTGTGAATTCCTTGATGGAATCAAGAACTTAGGTTATCGTATGGCTTATGTCGCAGGATTGTCATTCAACCTTGGTGATATTATTATTCCACCAGAGAAGGAAGCTATTGTTGAGCGCGGTCGCAAGGAGGTTGAGGAAATTACCAATAACTATAATATGGGTTTCATCACCAACAAGGAACGATACAACCAGGTTATTGATGCGTGGACTCACGTAAATACAGATTTGGGTAATATCTTGATGAAGGAGATGACCGAAGCTGATCAGGGATTCAACGCCGTATACATGATGCTTGATTCCGGAGCCCGTGGTTCTAAGGATCAGATTAAGCAGTTGTCTGGTATGCGTGGTTTGATGGCTAAACCTCAGAAGGCTGGTGCAGAGGGCGCGCAGATCATCGAGAACCCTATCCTTTCTAACTTTAAGGAGGGTATGTCTGTATTGGAGTACTTTATCGCTTCTCACGGTGCCCGTAAGGGTCTTGCTGATACCGCTATGAAGACTGCCGATGCCGGTTACTTGACTCGTCGTCTTGTAGACGTTTCTCACGATGTTATCATCACCGAAGAGGATTGTGGTACATTGCGTGGCTTGGTTTGTACAGCTTTAAAGAATGGTGATGAGATTATTTCATCTCTTTATGAGCGTATTCTGGGTCGTGTTTCTGTGCATGATGTTATTCATCCAACAACTGGTGAACTGATTGTCAAATCTGGTGAAGAAATTACCGAGGCTAAGGCAAAGGCTATAGATGAATCTCCTATCGAGAGTGTTGAAATTCGTTCGGTTCTCACATGTGAGAGCAAAAAGGGTGTCTGCATGAAGTGCTATGGCCGTAACTTGGCAACAGCCCGTATGGTGCAGCTGGGTGAAGCCGTTGGTGTCATCGCTGCTCAAGCTATTGGTGAGCCAGGTACTCAGTTGACTCTCCGTACATTCCACGCCGGTGGTATTGCATCTAATGCTGCTGCCAATGCTAAGATTGCTGCGAAGAATAAGTCTCGTATCGAGTTTGACGAGTTGAGCACAGTACCATTCGTAGAGGAAGACGAGGAAGGCAACGATATCAAGTGCGAAAAGGTAGTAAGCCACTTGGCTGAAATCCGTTTCGTGGATCCTAATACAAACATCGTTCTTGCAACTTTGAATGTTCCTTACGGTTCTTCATTGTATCACAAGGAGGGTGAAATCGTAGAGAAGGATACTGTTATCGCCCGTTGGGATCCATTCAACGCCGTTATCGTCAGCCAGTATGCCGGTACATTGAAGTTCAATGACGTTCAGAAGGATCAGACTTATCGTGCTGAGGTCGATGAGACTACAGGCTTGGAGGAGAAGATTATCACCGATTCCAAGAATAAGGCAATGGTTCCATCTTGTGATGTTATCGATGCTAATGGTGAAATCCTTGGTACATACAACTTCCCTGTAGGTGGTCACTTGGCTGTTGAGGATGGACAGACAATTAATACCGGTGAGGTTTTGGTTAAGATTCCTCGTGCTGTAGGTGGTGCAGGTGATATCACTGGTGGTCTCCCTCGTGTAACTGAGCTTCTTGAGGCTCGTAACCCTTCTAACCCTGCTGTTGTATCTGAAATCGATGGTGAGGTAACTATGGGTAAGGTAAAGCGTGGTAATCGTGAGATCATCGTGACATCTAAGACAGGCGATCAGAAGAAGTATCTTGTATCTCTTTCTAAGCAGATCTTGGTACAGGAACATGATGCTGTACGTGCTGGTACTCCTCTTTCTGATGGTAGTGTAACTCCTGGCGATATTCTCGCCATCATGGGTCCTACCGCTGTTCAGGAGTATATTGTTAACCAGATCCAGGACGTTTACCGTCTTCAGGGTGTGGCTATTAATGATAAGCATTTTGAGGTTGTGGTACGTCAGATGATGCGTAAGGTTCGTATTGACGATCCAGGTGATACTACCTTCTTGGAGCAAGAGTTGGTTGATAAACTTGACTTTGCAGAAGAGAATGATCGTATCTGGGGTAAGAAGGTTGTTACTGACGGTGGTGATAGTGAAAGTCTCAAACCAGGTCAGATCATAACGGCTCGTAGATTGCGTGATGAGAATTCTGCATTGAAGCGTCGCGACTTGAAACTTGTACAGGTTCGTGATGCTGTATCTGCAACTTCTACACAGATCCTCCAGGGTATTACTCGTGCTGCTCTTGGTACTAAGAGCTTTATGAGTGCTGCATCATTCCAGGAAACTACTAAGGTTTTGAATGAGGCTGCTATCCGTGGTAAGGTTGATTACCTTGAGGGTATGAAGGAGAATGTTATCTGTGGTCACTTGATTCCTGCAGGTACTGGTCTTCGTCAGTGGGATAAGCTCATCGTAGGCTCTAAAGAAGAATATGAGCGTATGCAGGCTAATAAGAAAAATGTGCTCGACTATGCTGATTCTCCAATAGGAGAATAATCGTAGAATAGAGTACTATATATAAATAGGTATAATGAGGGTGCGTCATAAGTCTATGGCGCACCCTTTTATTATCTGTAACAGATGAAAAAAAGCAAAGAATCAAGATTCCATCTTCTGTTGTCTTATGATGTTTTTTTTAAAATAAGTGGCAGATTATTCGTTTTTTTCAGATATTATGTGTAAATTTGCACTATCATTTAAAGTTTAATCCTATTAACTTAGTAAAATTATGGAAGAAAATAAGAATAATCAACAGCAGCAGAATCAGTTCCAGATGGGCATCAGCCCTGAAGTTGCAGAGGGTACATACTCTAACTTGGCACTGATTACTCATTCTAGTTCAGACTTCATCTTGGATTTTGCATGTGCACTTCCTGGCATGCCTGCACCTCAGATCAAGAGTCGTGTTATCATGGCACCTGAGCATGCTAAGCGATTGCTCCAGGCATTGCAGAGCAATATTTATAACTATGAGCAGTCCTTCGGTAAAATTAAGTTGTCTGATGAGCAAGAACGTACAATCGCTCCATTTGGCACACCAAAGGGTGAGGCATAATGTACTACAGCATACATACTAAGACTAAATTCTCTGCTAAATTCCGCTTTTTCTTTATAATATTCGTTTTTAATAGTTATATAAAGTTAAAACTAGCCTTCGTTTTTTAAAAGTCTCCTTAATATTTAGGTAGTTTGCCGAAAAAATCGTACCTTTGCACCCCGAAAAGGCTCTATAAAGTAGTGGCTTACATCGAAATAAGACAATAAATAAAAATAAATATATAAATTAAAAAGTAAAATTATGCCTACTATTTCACAGTTAGTAAGAAAAGGCAGACGAGTTCTTGTAGACAAGAGCAAGTCACCAGCTTTGGATTCTTGTCCTCAGCGTCGTGGTGTTTGTGTTCGTGTTTATACAACAACTCCTAAGAAGCCTAATTCAGCAATGCGTAAAGTTGCACGTGTACGTTTGACAAACTCAAAGGAAGTAAACTCTTATATTCCAGGAGAGGGTCACAACTTGCAGGAGCACTCAATTGTTTTGGTTCGCGGTGGTCGTGTAAAGGACCTTCCTGGTGTACGTTATCACATTGTCCGTGGTACACTTGATACTGCAGGTGTTGCAAATCGTACACAGCGTCGTTCTAAGTACGGAGCTAAGCGTCCTAAGGCAAAGAAGTAATATAGCTTCTTAAATTTTAGACAAAACCGCAGACTCACGGTCGGAGAAGGTCGGGAGTTGGGGTTAAAATATTTAATAAAAGTTTTGCTGGAGAAGTAATCAGGTTGAGTAAATGCTCGGGTGCGAGCGTTGAAGAACATTATACAGCCCCATGCAGAATTAAAAAAAAGTTTTATTTAAAATGAGAAAAGCAAAACCAAAGAAGAGAGTGATCCTTCCAGATCCTGTCTTCAATGACCAGAAGGTCTCAAAGTTCGTAAATCATTTGATGTATGATGGAAAGAAGAATACATCTTATGAGATTTTCTACAATGCACTTGATATTGTAAAGGCTAAGATGTCTAACGAGGAAAAGTCTGCTCTTGAAATCTGGAAGCAGGCACTTGATAATATTACTCCTCAGGTAGAGGTTAAGAGCCGTCGTATCGGTGGTGCAACCTTCCAGGTTCCTACAGAGATTCGTCCTGATCGTAAGGAAAGTATTTCTATGAAGAATCTTATTCTTTTTGCACGTAAGCGCGGTGGTAAGACTATGGCTGATAAGCTTGCTGCAGAGATCATGGATGCTTTTAATAATCAGGGTGGTGCATTTAAGCGTAAGGAGGATATGCATCGTATGGCTGAGGCTAACCGTGCGTTCGCTCACTTTAGATTCTAATTTAATATATAATATAGTTAAAAGAAAATGGCAAATCGCGATTTACATTTGACTCGTAACATCGGTATCATGGCGCATATCGATGCTGGTAAGACAACAACTTCTGAGCGTATTTTGTTCTATACAGGTAAGACTCATAAGATTGGTGAGGTACACGATGGTGCTGCTACAATGGACTGGATGGCCCAGGAGCAGGAGCGTGGTATTACTATCACTTCTGCTGCTACAACTTGTAACTGGAACTATCTCGGTAAGTCTTATAAGATCAACTTGATCGATACTCCGGGACACGTTGACTTCACTGCTGAGGTTGAGCGTTCACTCCGTGTCCTTGATGGTGCTGTTGCTACATATTCTGCAGCTGATGGTGTTCAGCCTCAGTCCGAGACTGTATGGCGTCAGGCTGATAAGTACAATGTACCTCGTATCGGTTATGTAAACAAGATGGACCGTTCTGGTGCTAACTTCTTCGAGACAGTTCAGCAGATGAAGGATATCTTGGGCGCTAATCCAATTGCTATTCAGATTCCTATTGGTGCAGAGGAGAACTTCAAGGGTGTAGTTGACCTCATTAAGATGAAGGCTATTCTTTGGCACGATGAGACTATGGGTGCTGAGTATGATGTTGAGGATATCCCTGCAGACTTGGCTGACGAGGCTGCTGAGTGGCGTGATAAGCTCCTTGAGGGCGCTGCTAACTTCGATGATGAGGTTATGGAACTTTATCTCGATGGTAAGGATGTTCCAGAGGAGAAGATTCTTGCTGCTATCCGTAAGGGTTGCTGTGCTATGGAGTGCTGCCCAATGTTGCTCGGTTCTTCATACAAGAACAAGGGTGTTCAGCCATTGCTCGACTATGTATGTGCATTCTTGCCTTCACCAATGGATACTCCAAATATCATCGGTACTAACCCTGATACTGAGGAGGAAGAGGATCGTAAGCCATCTGAGGATGAGCCAACATCTGCTCTCGCATTTAAGATTGCTACAGACCCATTCATGGGCCGCTTGGTATTCTTCCGTGTTTATTCAGGTAAGGTTGTTGCTGGTTCTTATGTTTACAACCCACGTTCAGGTAAGCGCGAGCGTATCAGCCGTCTGTTCCAGATGAACTCTAAGCAGGAAATTCCAATGGAGTCTATCGATGCTGGTGATATCGGTGCAGGTGTAGGTTTCAAGGATATTCGTACAGGTGATACTCTCTGTGATGAGGAGCACCCAATCGTATTGGAGTCTATGACATTCCCTGATACTGTGATTTCTATCGCAGTTGAGCCAAAGAGCCAGGCAGACATCGCTAAGATGGATAATGGTCTCGCTAAGTTGGCTGAGGAGGACCCAACCTTCACTGTTCGTACAGATGAGCAGAGCGGTCAGACAATTATCTCTGGTATGGGTGAGCTCCACTTGGATATCATCATCGACCGTTTGAAGCGTGAGTTCAAGGTTGAGTGTAACCAGGGTAAGCCTCAGGTTAACTATAAGGAGGCTATCACTAAGACTGCTCAGAGCCGTGAGACTTACAAGAAGCAGTCTGGTGGTCGTGGTAAGTTCGCTTGTATCGATGTAACCATCGGTCCTAAGGACGAGGATTACAAGGAGGGTGACTTGCAGTTCATCAACGAGGTTAAGGGTGGTAACGTTCCTAAGGAATTCATCCCATCTGTACAGAAGGGTTTCGCTGACTGCTTGTCAAATGGTGTACTCGGTGGTTTCCCAATGACAGGTTTGAAGGTGACTTTGACCGATGGTAGCTTCCACCCAGTTGACTCTGACCAGTTGTCATTCGAGTTGGTAGCACATCAGGCATTCAAGGTACTTTGCCCTAAGGCTGGTCCTGTTTTGATGGAGCCTATCATGAAGGTAGAGGTTGTTACTCCAGAAGAGAACATGGGTGACGTAATCGGTGACTTGAACAAGCGCCGTGGTCTCGTTCAGGGTATGGAAGAAGGTCGTAGCGGTGCTCGCATCGTAAAGGCAATGGTTCCATTGGCTGAAATGTTCGGTTATGTAACAGCTTTGCGTACTATCACTTCTGGTCGTGCAACAAGTTCTATGGAGTACGATCATCATGCACCTCTTTCTTCAACAATTGCTAAGGCTGTGTTGGAGGAGGTTAAGGGTCACGCAGAACTCCTTTAATAACAAAGAATAACGGTAAGATGAGGCGCTGCTTAGCGAATGACTCTTAAGCAGCGTACCTCTTCTTCCATTAGACTATATAATTCATATAATAATAACTTAATTTAAAAAATGAGTCAGAAAATCAGAATTAAGCTGAAGTCTTACGACCACCAGTTGGTTGACAAGTCAGCTGAGAAGATTGTGAAGGCTGTAAAGGCAACAGGCGCTATCGTTAGCGGTCCTATTCCATTGCCAACACACAAGCGTATTTTTACTGTAAACCGCAGTACTTTCGTTAACAAGAAGTCTCGCGAGCAGTTCCAGCTCTCAGATTTCAAGCGTCTCATCGACATCTACAGCTCAACAGCTAAGACAGTTGATGCCTTGATGAAGCTTGAATTGCCAAGTGGTGTAGAAGTAGAAATCAAAGTCTAATTATTTAAATTAAATTGAAATGCCAGGATTAATTGGAAAGAAAATCGGAATGACATCCGTTTTCAGTGCCGACGGTAAGAATATTCCGTGCACTGTTATCGAAGTAGGTCCTTGTGTTGTAACCCAGGTTAAAACTGTAGAAAAGGATGGTTACAAGGCTTATCAGTTAGGTTTCGAAGAGGCAAAGGAGAAGCGTACTTCTCAGCCTATGATGGGAATCTTCAAGAAGGCAGGCACAACACCTAAGAAGCACTTGGCCGAGTTCAAGTTTGATGAGGAGTACAACCTCGGTGACACAATTACAGTTGAAATCTTCAACGATTGCAAGTTCGTTGATGTAATTGGTACATCAAAGGGTAAAGGCTTCCAGGGCGTTGTTAAGCGTCACGGATTCGGTGGTGTAGGTCAGTCTACTCACGGTCAGGATGACCGCGCTCGTAAGCCGGGATCTATTGGTGCTTGTTCTTACCCTGCAAAGGTATTCAAGGGTATGCGCATGGGCGGCCAAATGGGAGGTGATAGAGTTACAACTCAGAACCTTCAGGTGTTAAAGGTAATTCCAGAGCAGAATCTTCTTATTGTTAAGGGTTCTTTCGCTGGATGCAAAGGTTCAACTGTTTTAATTGAGAAATAATGGAAGTTAGCGTATTAGATATCAAAGGTCAGGAGACCGGCCGCAAGGTAGCTCTTAATGATGCAGTCTTCGGCATTGAGCCTAACGATCACGTTCTCTATCTTGACGTAAAGCAGTATCTCGCTAACCAGCGTCAGGGTACAGCTAAGTCTAAGGAGAGAAGCGAGATGAGCGGTTCTACTCGTAAGCTTGGTCGTCAGAAGGGCGGCGGTGGTGCTCGCCGTGGTGATATTAACTCACCTGTACTCGTAGGTGGTGCTCGCGTTTTTGGTCCTAAGCCACGTGATTACCGCTTCAAGCTCAACAAAAAAGTAAAGATTCTTGCTCGTAAGTCTGCTCTGTCTTATAAGGCACAGGAAAGCGCAATTGTAATGTTGGAAGATTTTACATTTGAGGCTCCAAAGACTAAAGAATTCTTAAGTATTATTAAGAATCTCAAAATTGAGGGCAAAAAAGTGCTCTTCGTTTTGCCAGAATCAAATAAAAACGTATATTTGTCTGCACGTAACTTACAGCGCGCTGAGGTTATCCTCGCATCTAACGTCAATTCGTACAAAGTTTTGAACGCTGATGTAGTAGTGATTACTGAAAAGTCGCTGGAGACTATCGACCAGATCTTAACAAAGTAAATAGGAGA includes these proteins:
- the rpsG gene encoding 30S ribosomal protein S7; amino-acid sequence: MRKAKPKKRVILPDPVFNDQKVSKFVNHLMYDGKKNTSYEIFYNALDIVKAKMSNEEKSALEIWKQALDNITPQVEVKSRRIGGATFQVPTEIRPDRKESISMKNLILFARKRGGKTMADKLAAEIMDAFNNQGGAFKRKEDMHRMAEANRAFAHFRF
- the rpoC gene encoding DNA-directed RNA polymerase subunit beta'; amino-acid sequence: MAFKKDTKVKNNFTKITIGLASPEEILENSYGEVTKPETINYRTYKPERDGLFCERIFGPTKDYECACGKYKRIRYKGIVCDRCGVEVTEKKVRRERSGHIELVVPVAHIWYFRSLPNKIGYLLGMPTKKLDAVIYYEKYVVIQPGILEGKTDADGLELNGSHKLDLLSEDEYMALLDQYDPNGDNELLDDTDPNKFIAKMGAEAIYQLLQNVDLDSLSYELRDRANNDSSQQRKTEALKRLQVVEGFRASKGINKPEWMIMKIIPVTPPELRPLVPLDGGRFATSDLNDLYRRVIIRNNRLKRLVEIKAPEVILRNEKRMLQEAVDSLFDNSRKSSAVKSESNRPLKSLSDSLKGKQGRFRQNLLGKRVDYSARSVIVVGPELKMGECGLPKLMAAELYKPFIIRKLIERGIVKTVKSAKKIVDRREPVIWDILENVMKGHPVMLNRAPTLHRLGIQAFQPKMIEGKAIQLHPLACTAFNADFDGDQMAVHLPLSNEAVLEAQILMLQSHNILNPANGAPITVPSQDMVLGLYYITKIRPGAKGEGLTFYGPEEALIARNEGRCDLHALIKVVVDDLVDGTIQKRMVETSVGRVIVNGIIPDEVGFFNDVISKKTLRGLISNVIKAVGMAKACEFLDGIKNLGYRMAYVAGLSFNLGDIIIPPEKEAIVERGRKEVEEITNNYNMGFITNKERYNQVIDAWTHVNTDLGNILMKEMTEADQGFNAVYMMLDSGARGSKDQIKQLSGMRGLMAKPQKAGAEGAQIIENPILSNFKEGMSVLEYFIASHGARKGLADTAMKTADAGYLTRRLVDVSHDVIITEEDCGTLRGLVCTALKNGDEIISSLYERILGRVSVHDVIHPTTGELIVKSGEEITEAKAKAIDESPIESVEIRSVLTCESKKGVCMKCYGRNLATARMVQLGEAVGVIAAQAIGEPGTQLTLRTFHAGGIASNAAANAKIAAKNKSRIEFDELSTVPFVEEDEEGNDIKCEKVVSHLAEIRFVDPNTNIVLATLNVPYGSSLYHKEGEIVEKDTVIARWDPFNAVIVSQYAGTLKFNDVQKDQTYRAEVDETTGLEEKIITDSKNKAMVPSCDVIDANGEILGTYNFPVGGHLAVEDGQTINTGEVLVKIPRAVGGAGDITGGLPRVTELLEARNPSNPAVVSEIDGEVTMGKVKRGNREIIVTSKTGDQKKYLVSLSKQILVQEHDAVRAGTPLSDGSVTPGDILAIMGPTAVQEYIVNQIQDVYRLQGVAINDKHFEVVVRQMMRKVRIDDPGDTTFLEQELVDKLDFAEENDRIWGKKVVTDGGDSESLKPGQIITARRLRDENSALKRRDLKLVQVRDAVSATSTQILQGITRAALGTKSFMSAASFQETTKVLNEAAIRGKVDYLEGMKENVICGHLIPAGTGLRQWDKLIVGSKEEYERMQANKKNVLDYADSPIGE
- the rpsL gene encoding 30S ribosomal protein S12, with product MPTISQLVRKGRRVLVDKSKSPALDSCPQRRGVCVRVYTTTPKKPNSAMRKVARVRLTNSKEVNSYIPGEGHNLQEHSIVLVRGGRVKDLPGVRYHIVRGTLDTAGVANRTQRRSKYGAKRPKAKK
- a CDS encoding DUF3467 domain-containing protein, giving the protein MEENKNNQQQQNQFQMGISPEVAEGTYSNLALITHSSSDFILDFACALPGMPAPQIKSRVIMAPEHAKRLLQALQSNIYNYEQSFGKIKLSDEQERTIAPFGTPKGEA
- the rpoB gene encoding DNA-directed RNA polymerase subunit beta — translated: MATKIVDNRVNFASVHNPYPYPDFLDVQLKSFKDFLQLDTPPEERKNDGLYKVFSENFPITDTRNNFVLEFLDYYIDPPRYSIDECLERGLTYSVPLKAKMKLYCTDPDHEDFGTFIQDVFLGTIPYMTDNGTFVINGAERVVVSQLHRSPGVFFSQGVHANGTMLYSARIIPFKGSWIEFATDINNVMYAYIDRKKKLPVTTLLRAIGYEQDKDILQIFDLAEEVKVNKKNMKAAIGRKLAARVLKSWNEDFVDEDTGEVVSIERNEVIMERETELTADNIEEIVESGAQTVLLHKDEEAANKFTIIFNTLAKDPSNSEKEAVNYIYRQLRNADPADDASAREVFQNLFFSDKRYDLGEVGRYRINKKLNLDTDIDVRVLTKEDIIEIIKYLIQLINSSATVDDIDHLSNRRVRTVGEQLANQFSIGLARMTRTIRERMNVRDNEVFTPTDLINAKTISSVINSFFGTNPLSQFMDQTNPLAEVTHKRRLSALGPGGLSRERAGFEVRDVHYTHYGRLCPIESPEGPNIGLISSLCMYAKINDLGFIVTPYRKVNDSKVDMANEDVVYLTAEDEESKIIGQGNAPLTVDGSFIRDVVKCRQDADYPVVGPDQVDYVDVSPQQIASVSAGLIPFLEHDDGHRALMGCNMMRQAVPLLHNDAPIVGTGLEKQVCEDSRTMVTAEGEGVIEYVDATTIRILYDRTEDDEFVSFEPALKEYRIPKFRRTNQNMTIDLRPICNKGQRVKKGDILTEGYATENGELALGRNLLVAYIPWKGYNYEDAVVISERMVRDDVLTSVHVDEYSLDVRETKRGVEEFTSDIPNVSEEATKDLDDNGIVRVGARIEPGDIMIGKISPKGESDPSPEEKLLRAIFGDKAGDVKDSSLKANPSLSGVVIDKKLFSRAIKTRESKKQDKIILAKIDEEYEAKGDDLKDILVDKLLTLTEGMTSEGVKDYTGAEIITKGSTFTATALKNLEYDGVQSNKWTKDEHTNGLIQRLIMNYIRKYKQLDAELKRRKFAITIGDELPSGILQMAKVYIAKKRKIQVGDKLAGRHGNKGIVSKVVRLEDMPFMADGRPVDMVLNPLGVPSRMNLGQIFECILGAAGKKLGVKFATPIFDGAKLDDLSEWTDKAGLPRFCSTYLYDGETGEQFDQPATVGMTYFLKLGHMVEDKMHARSIGPYSLITQQPLGGKAQFGGQRFGEMEVWAIEAFGASHVLQEILTVKSDDVVGRSKAYEAIVKGDPMPTPGIPESLNVLLHELRGLGLSIKLD